One genomic window of Arthrobacter caoxuetaonis includes the following:
- a CDS encoding enterochelin esterase domain-containing protein, translating into MAISPAAAVERDFPAPREPVPQPPARIRVLTGYFRTHWETLSAPEQQQLQAGWDTRALPLIEDDPDGDPDVRAVTFLYRNSAAAAVILSANAMVHPDTLGACEFEALPDGLWALTWQMPASWEASYRITVHTGTGTPPWRTAADRRGVRLAADAGGPDPRNSVLSTGMSGAATSVLRLPAAPPAPWLATPVPAASAGTSIMGDDSAAGLLPQGRCWAGGRTSGPRHVLGDFVRSLELRRVRDRHTGRMRNVWLYRPRVPLAAPTPLLVLHDGQVWAKYQNLAGTLDAAIDAGILPPLHVAMVDSVDVPTRSRELSGPTGSVDFAACDLIPELRRSLPLSPDPLHTVISGASYGGLAALWQVARFPGTAATALAQSPSLWRYDLDQPLLEAAGRIRVRLQAGCYEPSIHAPARALHAALAESGVDTDFRSVTGGHDWAWWHPWLIRGLAAVLAD; encoded by the coding sequence ATGGCCATTAGCCCTGCAGCCGCGGTGGAACGGGACTTCCCTGCCCCGAGGGAGCCCGTCCCCCAGCCCCCTGCCCGCATCCGTGTCCTGACGGGTTACTTCCGCACGCACTGGGAAACCCTCTCCGCACCGGAGCAGCAGCAGCTTCAGGCAGGCTGGGACACTCGCGCGCTGCCACTTATTGAAGACGACCCCGACGGCGACCCGGACGTCCGTGCCGTCACGTTCCTCTACCGGAACTCCGCGGCAGCCGCGGTGATCCTGTCTGCAAACGCGATGGTGCATCCCGACACACTCGGCGCCTGCGAGTTCGAGGCCCTGCCCGACGGACTCTGGGCTCTCACCTGGCAAATGCCGGCTTCCTGGGAAGCCAGCTACCGGATTACTGTGCACACCGGAACGGGCACCCCGCCCTGGCGTACAGCCGCGGACCGACGCGGAGTTCGCCTGGCTGCCGATGCCGGAGGACCGGACCCCCGGAACTCGGTGCTGTCCACCGGCATGTCAGGAGCGGCAACGTCGGTGCTGCGGCTGCCCGCCGCGCCGCCCGCCCCCTGGCTGGCCACGCCCGTTCCGGCTGCTTCCGCCGGCACCAGCATCATGGGTGACGACAGTGCCGCGGGTCTGCTTCCACAGGGCCGCTGCTGGGCCGGCGGCAGGACCTCCGGTCCGCGGCATGTCCTGGGCGACTTTGTGCGAAGTTTGGAACTGCGCCGTGTCCGCGACCGGCATACCGGACGGATGCGCAACGTCTGGCTCTACCGTCCGCGCGTGCCCCTGGCCGCGCCAACCCCGCTGCTCGTGCTGCATGACGGACAGGTGTGGGCAAAATACCAAAACCTCGCCGGCACGCTGGACGCGGCGATCGACGCGGGCATCCTGCCCCCGCTGCACGTCGCCATGGTGGACTCCGTGGATGTGCCCACCCGCTCGCGCGAACTCTCCGGTCCGACGGGAAGCGTGGACTTCGCCGCTTGTGATCTCATCCCTGAACTGCGCCGATCCCTGCCCCTCTCGCCGGACCCGCTGCACACAGTCATCTCGGGCGCCAGCTACGGAGGACTGGCTGCCTTGTGGCAGGTGGCACGTTTCCCGGGGACGGCGGCCACGGCCCTGGCCCAGTCACCGTCGCTGTGGCGGTATGACCTGGACCAGCCTCTGCTGGAGGCAGCCGGCCGGATCCGGGTGCGCCTGCAGGCCGGGTGTTATGAGCCGAGCATCCACGCACCGGCCCGGGCACTCCACGCCGCCCTGGCGGAAAGCGGAGTGGATACGGACTTTCGGTCCGTTACGGGCGGCCATGACTGGGCCTGGTGGCATCCCTGGCTGATCCGCGGCCTCGCGGCAGTCCTGGCCGATTGA
- a CDS encoding siderophore-interacting protein, with protein sequence MSGHVLTVERVEDVTPRMRRVHFGGPGVAGYVNAGAHLPNVKLYFPVPGQPLDLPERGERGWVWKPGQRERVRTYTVRSLADDASAMSVDFVRHSGTSVAASWAESAAPGDQIAALAGGGVVVGEADWVLLAGDETALPAIAGTLERFGPQQRGLALIEVAGPEEEQDLAAPQGVELRWLHRRGAAPGTTTLLSDALAAVEFPAAELAAGQVEVWVSAESAVVRFARSHLKECGFPRRQQLIIGYWNRGIDEVTYGRATDHDRVDGELDTVLPGQAEPRRHHAPANGH encoded by the coding sequence ATGAGCGGCCATGTACTCACCGTCGAACGCGTCGAAGACGTGACACCTCGTATGCGGAGGGTCCACTTCGGCGGCCCCGGCGTTGCCGGCTACGTGAACGCCGGCGCCCATCTTCCCAACGTCAAGCTCTATTTTCCTGTCCCGGGCCAGCCCCTTGACCTTCCCGAACGCGGTGAGCGCGGCTGGGTGTGGAAACCGGGCCAGCGTGAACGGGTACGCACCTACACCGTCCGCAGCCTGGCGGACGATGCCTCCGCGATGAGCGTGGACTTTGTCCGGCACAGCGGAACTTCCGTCGCCGCTTCCTGGGCCGAGTCCGCGGCACCCGGCGACCAGATTGCTGCCCTCGCCGGCGGTGGCGTGGTGGTGGGCGAAGCTGACTGGGTATTGCTCGCCGGTGACGAAACGGCCCTGCCTGCGATCGCCGGCACGCTGGAACGTTTTGGCCCGCAGCAGCGCGGACTGGCCCTCATTGAGGTGGCGGGACCGGAGGAGGAACAGGACCTTGCTGCTCCCCAGGGTGTGGAGCTGCGCTGGCTGCACCGGCGCGGAGCAGCTCCGGGGACCACCACCCTGCTGTCGGATGCACTGGCTGCGGTGGAGTTCCCCGCCGCTGAGCTGGCCGCCGGGCAGGTGGAGGTGTGGGTGTCGGCGGAATCCGCCGTCGTCCGCTTCGCCCGCAGCCACCTGAAGGAATGCGGTTTCCCGCGGCGGCAGCAACTGATTATCGGCTACTGGAACCGCGGAATCGACGAAGTAACCTACGGCCGGGCTACCGACCATGACCGGGTGGACGGGGAACTGGATACTGTCCTTCCGGGCCAGGCAGAACCCCGCCGCCACCACGCACCCGCCAATGGCCATTAG
- a CDS encoding MFS transporter has protein sequence MTVSNRARSTPPVRAGLALTGVLLIGINLRVAFVSVGPLLADIGREFDFTSAQSGLLTGLPLVAFALFSPLAPAIALRTGLDRALWLSLALLAAGTVFRSMPVPTALWTGTVLVGIAIAFLNVLLPSLIKRDFPGKVSQLTGLYIAAQSLVTALGAAVVVPVSLIPGSGWRLALGLWAGLALIAMAILLPGLKRGTNDDGASGSAANEPSAPVRFRSPWKTLLGWQVTLFMGFQSVGFFVVTTWLPSIERDQGISETVSGLHVSAFLVVGTVSSLLTGAVLGRFADQRLLGMVGSLLAMAGFLGLLAAPGLSLVWVVVSASGCGSMIVTALSLFSLRTTNHVQAAALSGMAQSVGYAIGAAGPVLFGFLYDLTGDWTVPLAASAGIMGLACAMAFLAGRDRVLPEQPRQRPAAPAGP, from the coding sequence GTGACGGTTTCGAACCGGGCGAGGTCCACGCCACCCGTACGAGCGGGCCTGGCCCTCACCGGAGTCCTACTCATCGGGATCAACCTGCGGGTCGCGTTCGTTTCGGTAGGGCCGCTGCTCGCGGACATTGGCCGTGAATTCGACTTCACCAGCGCACAATCCGGCCTCCTCACCGGATTGCCCCTTGTCGCCTTTGCGCTGTTTTCCCCACTCGCTCCGGCAATTGCGCTCCGGACCGGGCTGGACCGCGCCCTGTGGCTCTCGCTGGCCCTTCTGGCTGCCGGCACCGTGTTCCGGTCCATGCCGGTTCCCACCGCGCTCTGGACCGGCACCGTCCTGGTCGGCATCGCCATTGCCTTCCTCAACGTGCTGCTTCCCTCCCTGATCAAGCGTGATTTCCCCGGGAAGGTCAGCCAGCTCACGGGCCTCTACATTGCTGCCCAAAGCCTCGTCACTGCCCTGGGTGCCGCCGTCGTCGTTCCAGTTTCCCTGATCCCCGGTTCCGGCTGGCGCCTGGCACTGGGCCTCTGGGCCGGGCTGGCGCTGATCGCCATGGCCATACTTCTCCCGGGCCTGAAACGCGGAACGAACGACGACGGCGCGTCCGGATCCGCTGCAAATGAACCGTCCGCGCCGGTGCGGTTCCGCTCCCCCTGGAAGACACTGCTTGGCTGGCAGGTGACCCTGTTCATGGGCTTTCAGTCCGTGGGGTTCTTTGTGGTGACCACCTGGCTGCCCAGCATCGAACGGGACCAGGGCATTTCTGAGACCGTTTCCGGACTGCACGTCTCCGCGTTCCTGGTGGTAGGCACCGTGTCATCCCTGCTGACCGGCGCGGTCCTCGGGCGTTTTGCCGACCAGCGGCTGCTGGGCATGGTTGGCAGCCTGCTGGCCATGGCCGGTTTCCTGGGGCTGCTGGCCGCACCCGGACTGTCCCTGGTGTGGGTGGTTGTGAGCGCTTCGGGCTGCGGCAGCATGATTGTGACGGCCCTGTCCCTGTTCAGCCTGCGCACTACCAACCATGTCCAGGCGGCAGCGCTCTCCGGCATGGCACAGTCTGTGGGCTACGCAATCGGAGCCGCGGGGCCGGTGCTCTTTGGCTTCCTGTATGACCTCACCGGTGACTGGACCGTTCCGCTGGCGGCCAGCGCCGGCATTATGGGGCTGGCCTGCGCCATGGCGTTCCTCGCCGGCCGCGACCGGGTTCTTCCCGAGCAGCCCCGGCAGCGGCCCGCTGCGCCGGCCGGACCCTAG
- a CDS encoding PadR family transcriptional regulator, with translation MDQELLGGHLQELRRGTVVLACLSILKQPGYGYGLLEALERAGFGVEANTLYPLLRRLEKQGLLTSSWDTEEARPRKFYTTSEHGIELLQALLKDWEALHASIRQLNEGQPS, from the coding sequence ATGGACCAAGAACTGCTGGGTGGACATCTCCAGGAACTGCGCCGAGGAACCGTGGTGCTGGCCTGCCTCTCCATCCTTAAACAACCCGGCTACGGCTACGGCCTGCTCGAAGCACTGGAACGGGCCGGTTTCGGCGTGGAAGCCAATACGCTCTACCCGCTGCTGCGCCGCCTTGAAAAACAGGGACTGCTGACCAGTTCCTGGGATACCGAAGAGGCACGTCCGCGGAAGTTCTACACCACCAGCGAGCACGGCATCGAGCTGCTTCAGGCCCTGTTGAAGGACTGGGAAGCCCTGCATGCCTCCATCCGCCAGCTCAACGAAGGACAACCATCATGA
- a CDS encoding GyrI-like domain-containing protein, with translation MDPAGSKPKYDVKKAERELYAPGRTFTLVEVPTQQFLAVDGHGNPNTSPEYAAALEALYSVGYTLKFSVRRRTGQDAVVGPLEGLWRADNPEVFVQGNKDSWDWTMLISQPEWISQEMAAEAAAEVRVKKGLDTGKIRWLELEEGLSVQVLHVGSYDDEAPVLARLHHEFMPSNQLDFNGDHHEIYLSDPRRTAPEKLKTILRQPVRRK, from the coding sequence ATGGACCCAGCCGGAAGCAAACCCAAGTACGACGTCAAAAAGGCAGAGCGGGAACTGTACGCACCCGGGCGGACCTTCACGCTGGTCGAGGTTCCCACCCAGCAGTTCCTGGCCGTGGACGGCCACGGAAACCCCAACACCTCCCCGGAATATGCCGCTGCGCTGGAGGCGCTCTACTCAGTGGGCTACACGCTGAAGTTCTCGGTTCGGCGCAGGACCGGGCAGGACGCAGTGGTCGGCCCATTGGAAGGGCTGTGGCGCGCGGATAACCCGGAGGTCTTTGTCCAGGGAAACAAGGACTCCTGGGACTGGACCATGCTGATCAGCCAGCCGGAGTGGATCAGCCAGGAGATGGCCGCCGAAGCAGCCGCCGAGGTCCGGGTGAAGAAAGGGCTGGATACGGGCAAAATCCGTTGGCTGGAACTGGAGGAAGGCCTCTCCGTGCAGGTCCTGCACGTCGGCTCCTACGACGACGAGGCACCGGTCCTGGCGCGGCTGCACCATGAATTCATGCCCTCAAACCAGCTGGACTTCAATGGCGACCATCACGAGATCTACCTCAGCGATCCGCGGCGCACCGCCCCCGAGAAGCTGAAAACCATCCTGCGCCAGCCCGTTCGCCGCAAATAA
- a CDS encoding MarR family winged helix-turn-helix transcriptional regulator, producing the protein MPETANPTGAGYWYSQAPETAGGVDVLNALRAYRAAEAAMRRRTRDSMRMNETDLLAIRFVMQARQAGHSIGPKDLSRVLNISTASTTALIDRLQKGGYLVRRPHPTDRRALEIIPTENADHEVRETLGKMHRKMLDTAESLTPEEAATITRFLQEMTRVLEDDR; encoded by the coding sequence ATGCCTGAAACCGCGAACCCTACAGGTGCAGGCTACTGGTACAGCCAGGCACCTGAGACCGCCGGCGGCGTCGACGTACTCAACGCCCTCCGCGCCTACCGCGCAGCCGAAGCCGCCATGCGTCGCCGCACCCGCGATTCGATGCGCATGAACGAGACGGACCTCCTGGCCATCCGCTTTGTCATGCAAGCCCGCCAAGCCGGCCATTCCATCGGCCCCAAGGACCTGTCCCGTGTCCTGAACATCTCCACGGCATCCACCACGGCCCTCATTGACCGCTTGCAGAAGGGCGGATACCTGGTCCGGCGGCCACATCCTACGGACCGGCGTGCCTTGGAGATCATTCCAACAGAGAACGCAGACCATGAGGTGCGTGAAACCCTTGGCAAAATGCACCGAAAAATGCTGGACACCGCCGAATCACTGACCCCTGAGGAGGCAGCAACCATTACCCGATTCCTGCAGGAAATGACCCGGGTACTGGAGGACGACAGGTAG
- a CDS encoding FecCD family ABC transporter permease, translated as MRISKTAPTRTLSLGPVRLRYRRRTLVTGVILAAAAAALGIAGMQTGTIALAFGDVFGAIFGQGEDKTLKVVQKIRLPRTVTALGVGACLGAAGATFQSISRNALGSPDIIGFTTGAATGAVAQIVLFDAGPGATALAAVAGGLLAAGIVYLLSLSGGVTGGYRLVLIGIGVGAMLAAVNTILLAKGDSDLAAEAHLWLSGSLAARNWGHAVPVLVAVALLLPVLLVLSRSLNQMEMGDDAARALGIRTERTRILAMAAAVGLTAVATAAAGPIVFVALAAPQLASRLTRSPGVHIGTGALMGAVLVAGSDLLSQRLPIQAAVPIGLMTGLVGGVYLLWLLTRSKQV; from the coding sequence GTGAGAATCTCCAAAACCGCTCCTACCCGCACCCTTTCCCTGGGCCCGGTGCGGCTCCGCTACCGCCGCCGGACCCTCGTGACCGGCGTAATCCTCGCCGCAGCCGCCGCCGCACTCGGCATTGCAGGCATGCAGACCGGTACGATCGCCCTGGCCTTCGGCGACGTGTTCGGTGCAATCTTCGGCCAGGGCGAGGACAAAACCCTGAAGGTGGTGCAGAAGATCCGGCTGCCCCGCACCGTCACCGCCCTGGGTGTCGGAGCGTGCCTCGGCGCCGCCGGTGCCACCTTCCAGTCCATCTCCCGCAACGCGCTGGGCTCTCCGGACATCATCGGGTTCACCACCGGGGCGGCCACCGGGGCGGTGGCGCAAATCGTGCTGTTCGACGCCGGACCCGGCGCTACCGCACTCGCCGCGGTAGCGGGCGGCCTGCTGGCTGCCGGCATTGTCTACCTGCTCTCGCTGAGCGGCGGCGTCACCGGCGGCTACCGCCTGGTCCTGATCGGCATCGGAGTCGGCGCCATGCTCGCCGCCGTGAACACCATCCTGCTGGCCAAGGGCGACTCCGACCTCGCCGCGGAAGCCCACCTGTGGCTTTCCGGCTCCCTGGCTGCACGGAACTGGGGGCACGCGGTGCCGGTGCTTGTCGCCGTCGCGCTCCTGCTCCCGGTGCTGCTGGTGCTGTCCCGGAGCCTGAACCAGATGGAGATGGGCGACGACGCCGCCCGCGCCCTGGGGATCCGCACCGAACGTACCCGCATCCTGGCCATGGCCGCCGCTGTGGGACTCACGGCCGTGGCGACTGCGGCCGCCGGGCCGATTGTCTTTGTGGCTCTCGCCGCTCCGCAGCTCGCATCCCGGCTCACGCGCTCTCCCGGCGTCCATATCGGCACAGGGGCTTTGATGGGTGCCGTCCTGGTAGCCGGATCAGACCTTCTCTCGCAGCGCCTTCCCATTCAGGCAGCGGTGCCAATCGGGCTGATGACAGGCCTGGTTGGCGGCGTGTACCTGCTCTGGCTCCTGACCCGCAGCAAGCAGGTCTGA
- a CDS encoding ABC transporter ATP-binding protein: protein MSTKENPMEDVLSGRGLTIGYDGRTVSEHLDVRIPPGSFTAIIGPNACGKSTLLRALSRLLKPAAGHVFLQGKDIESYPTREVARRLALLPQSSTAPDGITVADLVARGRFPHQSLLRQWSDADQKAVYAAMEATGVQDLADRTVGELSGGQRQRVWLALVLAQDTPVLLLDEPTTFLDISHQLEVLRLCRTLHRTGNYTLVTVLHELGMAFRFADHVIAMKDGRIVAQGTPVEIATPELMKEIYGIDAVVISDPATGGPLVVPMEPGYPDTSATRSAAGVPASLTEGASA from the coding sequence ATGTCCACCAAGGAGAATCCCATGGAAGACGTCCTCTCCGGCCGCGGCCTCACCATCGGCTACGACGGCCGAACGGTCTCCGAACACCTGGATGTGAGGATCCCGCCCGGCTCCTTCACGGCCATCATCGGACCGAATGCCTGCGGCAAGTCGACGCTGCTCCGTGCCTTGTCCCGGCTGCTGAAGCCCGCGGCCGGACACGTGTTCCTGCAGGGGAAGGACATCGAGTCCTACCCAACCCGGGAAGTGGCCCGCCGGCTGGCCCTGCTGCCGCAGAGTTCGACGGCACCGGACGGCATTACCGTGGCCGATCTGGTGGCCCGCGGGCGCTTCCCGCACCAGTCCCTGCTGCGCCAGTGGTCCGACGCTGACCAGAAAGCCGTTTACGCGGCGATGGAAGCCACGGGCGTGCAGGACCTGGCTGACCGCACGGTGGGCGAGCTTTCGGGCGGACAGCGCCAGCGGGTCTGGCTGGCACTGGTCCTGGCGCAGGACACCCCCGTGCTGCTGCTGGATGAACCGACCACCTTCCTGGACATTTCCCATCAGCTGGAGGTCCTGCGGCTGTGCCGCACCCTGCACCGGACCGGCAATTACACGCTGGTAACCGTGCTGCATGAGCTCGGCATGGCCTTTCGCTTTGCCGACCACGTGATCGCCATGAAGGACGGACGGATCGTGGCCCAGGGCACCCCGGTGGAGATCGCCACCCCGGAACTCATGAAGGAGATCTACGGGATCGACGCGGTGGTCATTTCCGATCCGGCAACGGGAGGACCACTGGTTGTGCCCATGGAACCCGGATACCCGGACACCTCAGCAACCCGCAGCGCAGCGGGTGTTCCAGCATCGCTTACCGAAGGAGCCAGCGCATGA
- a CDS encoding NUDIX hydrolase: MTLVGTAATVVLLRDGKSGLEVLLLERPRHTGTFAGAWVFPGGRVDPEDYDAAGSVPPDLQAEPRSPEADLPAARIAGVRETVEETGLVLAPDSLVELSCWVPPLQAPKRLRTWFFLAPAPAGDIRLNPGELIDYAWLTPADALQLHRGGKMLLVAPTFVTLTLLQQFQDVAAVLEHAAGAVPETFSSRLLDGYEPDAVIAWHGDEEYPADDARQPGNRHRLVMRGSDWRYERT; this comes from the coding sequence ATGACACTGGTAGGGACCGCCGCAACCGTGGTGCTGCTTCGGGACGGGAAGTCAGGGCTGGAAGTCCTCCTGCTGGAACGGCCGCGGCACACGGGCACGTTTGCCGGTGCCTGGGTTTTCCCCGGCGGCCGGGTGGATCCGGAGGACTACGACGCCGCCGGATCCGTGCCGCCGGACCTGCAGGCCGAGCCGCGGAGCCCGGAAGCGGACCTGCCCGCCGCGAGGATCGCCGGAGTGCGGGAGACCGTTGAGGAGACCGGCCTGGTGCTGGCGCCGGATTCGCTGGTGGAACTTTCCTGCTGGGTGCCGCCGCTGCAGGCACCCAAACGACTGCGCACATGGTTCTTCCTGGCGCCGGCGCCGGCAGGTGATATCCGGCTGAACCCCGGCGAGCTGATCGATTACGCCTGGCTGACGCCGGCCGATGCCCTCCAGCTGCACCGCGGGGGCAAGATGCTCCTGGTTGCTCCGACCTTTGTCACGTTGACGCTGCTGCAGCAGTTCCAGGACGTTGCTGCCGTATTGGAGCATGCTGCCGGCGCGGTACCGGAGACCTTCAGCAGCCGCCTGCTGGACGGGTATGAACCGGACGCCGTCATTGCCTGGCACGGCGATGAAGAGTACCCCGCCGATGATGCCAGGCAGCCCGGGAACCGGCATCGCCTGGTGATGCGCGGCAGCGACTGGCGCTACGAGCGGACCTAG
- a CDS encoding permease prefix domain 1-containing protein: MSTLTDRYVFAALRSIPEGQRGDIERELRGSITDDVEARVEGGQAPADAETAVLAELGDPARLAAQYSGRPLYLIGPDLFLDWWRLLKTLAIIITPFSFVGSVVVRMALEPGDPAGAFGAAISTAINVLVHLGFWVTLVFAIIQFNGTRRKDLGLQPWSPAMLPQVPRKSQVSLGDTITTVVFIAFFIGLLLWQRIGSMLYLNGEPVLVLQESLWSFWLPYVIILLVIEAGFTVVLYLAGRWTYAFAVVNTVLALAFMVPVLWLLATEQVYDWAFLANVDWAPDASAWIAGITAALVLFISLWDIGDGFLKAWKSSRPAPVPAGVR, from the coding sequence ATGAGTACCCTCACTGACCGTTATGTCTTTGCGGCGCTGCGCTCAATCCCTGAGGGGCAGCGCGGCGACATCGAACGCGAACTGCGCGGCTCCATCACCGACGACGTCGAAGCGCGGGTGGAGGGCGGACAGGCACCTGCCGACGCCGAAACCGCCGTTCTCGCCGAACTCGGGGATCCGGCCCGCCTCGCCGCGCAGTACAGCGGCCGGCCGCTGTACCTGATCGGACCGGACCTGTTCCTGGACTGGTGGCGGCTGCTCAAGACCCTGGCCATCATCATCACTCCGTTTTCCTTCGTAGGCTCGGTCGTGGTGCGAATGGCCCTTGAGCCCGGCGACCCCGCCGGGGCCTTCGGAGCAGCGATCAGCACCGCGATCAACGTCCTGGTGCACCTGGGTTTCTGGGTGACGCTGGTCTTCGCGATCATCCAGTTCAACGGCACCCGCCGGAAGGATCTGGGGCTGCAGCCGTGGTCGCCCGCCATGCTCCCCCAGGTTCCGCGGAAGTCCCAGGTGTCCCTCGGCGACACCATCACCACGGTGGTCTTCATCGCGTTCTTTATCGGCCTGCTCCTCTGGCAGCGGATCGGTTCGATGCTGTACCTGAACGGTGAACCGGTGCTGGTCCTGCAGGAAAGCCTCTGGAGTTTCTGGCTTCCGTACGTGATCATCCTGCTGGTCATCGAGGCGGGCTTCACCGTCGTGCTGTACCTGGCCGGGCGGTGGACGTATGCCTTCGCGGTGGTCAACACGGTCCTGGCGCTGGCGTTCATGGTGCCCGTACTCTGGCTGCTGGCCACGGAACAGGTCTACGACTGGGCGTTCCTTGCCAACGTGGACTGGGCGCCGGATGCCTCCGCCTGGATCGCCGGCATCACGGCCGCGCTGGTCCTGTTTATCAGCCTATGGGACATCGGTGACGGCTTCCTTAAGGCCTGGAAGTCCAGCCGGCCGGCGCCGGTTCCTGCTGGCGTCCGGTAG